In a single window of the Corvus hawaiiensis isolate bCorHaw1 chromosome 19, bCorHaw1.pri.cur, whole genome shotgun sequence genome:
- the GPS1 gene encoding COP9 signalosome complex subunit 1 isoform X2, whose product MRDSSTSNSAPSLVTDLYCTPSSNRSHLFLPSTAGNFSSGTSLSICVRPGEGAVEPMQIDVDPQEDQQNSPDINYVVENPTLDLEQYASSYSGLMRIERLQFIADHCPQLRVEALKMALSFVQRTFNVDVYEEIHRKLSEATRELQNTPDAVPDSGIEPPPLDTAWVEATRKKALLKLEKLDTDLKNYKGNSIKESIRRGHDDLGDHYLDCGDLSNALKCYSRARDYCTSAKHVINMCLNVIKVSVYLQNWSHVLSYVSKAESTPEIAEQRGERDSQTQAILTKLKCAAGLAELAARKYKQAAKCFLLASFDHCDFPELLSPSNVAVYGGLCALATFDRQELQRNVISSSSFKLFLELEPQVRDIIFKFYESKYASCLKMLDEMKDNLLLDMYLAPHVRTLYTQIRNRALIQYFSPYVSADMRKMATAFNTTVAALEDELTQLILEGLINARIDSHSKILYARDVDQRSTTFEKSLLMGKEFQRRAKAMILRAAVLRNQIHVKSPPREGSQGELTPANSQSRMSTNM is encoded by the exons ATGAGGGACAGTTCAACATCCAACTCAGCTCCTTCATTAGTGACAGATCTGTACTGCACGCCCTCCAGCAATAGGTCACACCTCTTCCTTCCGAGTACAGCAGGAAACTTCAGCTCAGGCACCAGTTTATCTATTTGTGTGAGGCCTGGTGAG GGTGCAGTGGAGCCCATGCAGATTGACGTAGATCCACAAGAAGATCAGCAAAATTCACCTGATATCAACTATGTAGTGGAGAACCCCACACTG GATTTGGAGCAGTATGCATCCAGCTACAGTGGGCTGATGCGGATTGAGCGGCTGCAGTTCATTGCTGATCACTGCCCACAGCTGCGGGTGGAAGCTCTTAAGATGGCTCTGTCATTTGTCCAAAGAACTTTCAATGTTGATGTGTATGAAGAAATCCACAGAAAGCTGTCTGAGGCCACAAG AGAACTGCAAAATACACCTGATGCTGTCCCTGATAGTGGAATTGAACCCCCTCCTCTTGACACAGCTTGGGTTGAAGCTACACGCAAAAAAGCTCTTCTTAAACTGGAGAAACTCGATACAGATCTGAAAAATTACAAAGGGAACTCCATCAAGGAGAGTATCAG GAGAGGCCATGATGACTTAGGTGATCATTACCTGGACTGTGGAGACCTCAGTAATGCTCTCAAGTGTTACTCACGAGCCCGTGATTACTGCACCAGTGCTAAACATGTCATCAACATGTGTCTCAATGTTATCAAG GTCAGTGTCTACCTCCAGAATTGGTCTCATGTTCTGAGCTATGTAAGCAAGGCTGAGTCTACACCAGAAATTGCAGAA caaagaggagaaagagataGCCAGACACAAGCAATTCTCACCAAACTGAAATGTGCAGCAG GCTTGGCTGAACTAGCTGCCCGGAAGTACAAACAGGCAGCAAAGTGCTTCTTGTTGGCATCATTTGATCACTGTGATTTCCCTGAG cTATTATCTCCCAGCAACGTGGCTGTGTATGGTGGGCTCTGTGCCCTTGCTACATTTGACCGTCAGGAACTGCAACGAAATGTTATCTCCAGTAG CTCCTTCAAATTGTTTTTGGAGCTGGAGCCACAGGTTCGTGACATCATCTTCAAGTTTTATGAGTCTAAATATGCTTCATGCCTGAAGATGCTGGATGAGATGAAG GACAACCTGCTGCTAGATATGTACCTTGCACCTCATGTCAGGACACTTTATACCCAGATTCGAAATCGTGCCCTTATCCAG tACTTCAGCCCCTACGTGTCAGCAGACATGCGCAAGATGGCCACTGCTTTTAACACCACAGTGGCTGCTCTGGAAGATGAACTCACTCAGCTGATCCTGGAGGGACTGATCAATGCCAGAATAGACTCGCACAGTAAG ATTCTGTATGCTCGAGATGTAGATCAGCGCAGTACAACTTTTGAGAAGTCTTTACTAATGGGCAAAGAGTTTCAGCGCCGTGCCAAAGCAATGATCCTGCGAGCTGCAGTCCTGCGCAACCAGATACATGTCAAG TCTCCTCCGAGGGAAGGTAGCCAAGGGGAGCTCACTCCAGCTAACAGCCAATCCAGAATGAGCACCAACATGTGA
- the GPS1 gene encoding COP9 signalosome complex subunit 1 isoform X1, whose translation MPLPVQVFNLQGAVEPMQIDVDPQEDQQNSPDINYVVENPTLDLEQYASSYSGLMRIERLQFIADHCPQLRVEALKMALSFVQRTFNVDVYEEIHRKLSEATRELQNTPDAVPDSGIEPPPLDTAWVEATRKKALLKLEKLDTDLKNYKGNSIKESIRRGHDDLGDHYLDCGDLSNALKCYSRARDYCTSAKHVINMCLNVIKVSVYLQNWSHVLSYVSKAESTPEIAEQRGERDSQTQAILTKLKCAAGLAELAARKYKQAAKCFLLASFDHCDFPELLSPSNVAVYGGLCALATFDRQELQRNVISSSSFKLFLELEPQVRDIIFKFYESKYASCLKMLDEMKDNLLLDMYLAPHVRTLYTQIRNRALIQYFSPYVSADMRKMATAFNTTVAALEDELTQLILEGLINARIDSHSKILYARDVDQRSTTFEKSLLMGKEFQRRAKAMILRAAVLRNQIHVKSPPREGSQGELTPANSQSRMSTNM comes from the exons ATGCCGCTGCCCGTCCAGGTCTTTAACTTGCAG GGTGCAGTGGAGCCCATGCAGATTGACGTAGATCCACAAGAAGATCAGCAAAATTCACCTGATATCAACTATGTAGTGGAGAACCCCACACTG GATTTGGAGCAGTATGCATCCAGCTACAGTGGGCTGATGCGGATTGAGCGGCTGCAGTTCATTGCTGATCACTGCCCACAGCTGCGGGTGGAAGCTCTTAAGATGGCTCTGTCATTTGTCCAAAGAACTTTCAATGTTGATGTGTATGAAGAAATCCACAGAAAGCTGTCTGAGGCCACAAG AGAACTGCAAAATACACCTGATGCTGTCCCTGATAGTGGAATTGAACCCCCTCCTCTTGACACAGCTTGGGTTGAAGCTACACGCAAAAAAGCTCTTCTTAAACTGGAGAAACTCGATACAGATCTGAAAAATTACAAAGGGAACTCCATCAAGGAGAGTATCAG GAGAGGCCATGATGACTTAGGTGATCATTACCTGGACTGTGGAGACCTCAGTAATGCTCTCAAGTGTTACTCACGAGCCCGTGATTACTGCACCAGTGCTAAACATGTCATCAACATGTGTCTCAATGTTATCAAG GTCAGTGTCTACCTCCAGAATTGGTCTCATGTTCTGAGCTATGTAAGCAAGGCTGAGTCTACACCAGAAATTGCAGAA caaagaggagaaagagataGCCAGACACAAGCAATTCTCACCAAACTGAAATGTGCAGCAG GCTTGGCTGAACTAGCTGCCCGGAAGTACAAACAGGCAGCAAAGTGCTTCTTGTTGGCATCATTTGATCACTGTGATTTCCCTGAG cTATTATCTCCCAGCAACGTGGCTGTGTATGGTGGGCTCTGTGCCCTTGCTACATTTGACCGTCAGGAACTGCAACGAAATGTTATCTCCAGTAG CTCCTTCAAATTGTTTTTGGAGCTGGAGCCACAGGTTCGTGACATCATCTTCAAGTTTTATGAGTCTAAATATGCTTCATGCCTGAAGATGCTGGATGAGATGAAG GACAACCTGCTGCTAGATATGTACCTTGCACCTCATGTCAGGACACTTTATACCCAGATTCGAAATCGTGCCCTTATCCAG tACTTCAGCCCCTACGTGTCAGCAGACATGCGCAAGATGGCCACTGCTTTTAACACCACAGTGGCTGCTCTGGAAGATGAACTCACTCAGCTGATCCTGGAGGGACTGATCAATGCCAGAATAGACTCGCACAGTAAG ATTCTGTATGCTCGAGATGTAGATCAGCGCAGTACAACTTTTGAGAAGTCTTTACTAATGGGCAAAGAGTTTCAGCGCCGTGCCAAAGCAATGATCCTGCGAGCTGCAGTCCTGCGCAACCAGATACATGTCAAG TCTCCTCCGAGGGAAGGTAGCCAAGGGGAGCTCACTCCAGCTAACAGCCAATCCAGAATGAGCACCAACATGTGA